A region from the Mucilaginibacter sp. CSA2-8R genome encodes:
- a CDS encoding M13 family metallopeptidase has protein sequence MKKNLTRCLAIGLLSIGQLSVAQHRSFVDVSGLDPSVKPGDNFFKYVNGRWYDTVKIDNDQAGVGSYSFLNIPQKRLLQNILDSVSKATNKPGSVEQLVGNFYASGMDMATINRRGYDPVKPVLGRIAAIQSIPALLKFVAAEMPLGNRSVISFGISPDNQNSSINIAHVYQGGTGLPEKGYYFKADSATLLVQKAYKAYLQTLFELTGASPAMAAKNAAIVYGIEKQLAAGSKNNIELRDVHANFNKVAVAAIQKKQPNIGWRNFLNSIGAHTDSIDMAQPAYYGKLNSMLKSVSLADWKTYLKATTLQNYADRLSQRFVDASFTFGKVLSGEDKQKSRRQIMTANVDNLLGQALGQLYVKRYFNEDAKKRVLALVNNLQKAFENRISHLDWMSDSTKVKAKEKLYTITKKIGYPDHWRSYDRVQISRTRFFENVISLNQNDFRYELAKLNRPVDKTEWQTTPSTVTAYYNPPVNEIVFPAGILQYPYFDFTADDAINYGGIGMVIGHEMTHAFDDQGAQYDKDGNVRNWWTKEDYSKFKERTTLLSNLYSTFTVLDTVHVKGPLTLGENTADNGGIAIAYDAFKMTEQGKSNEKIDGFTPDQRFFLSIARIWRVKTRDAFLRTYVNTNPHSPAIWRVNGPLMNFAPFYKAFNPQPGDKNYKAENERVRVW, from the coding sequence ATGAAAAAAAATCTTACGCGTTGCTTGGCTATAGGGCTTTTAAGTATAGGTCAGCTGTCAGTAGCTCAGCACAGAAGCTTCGTTGATGTTTCAGGCTTAGATCCGTCGGTAAAGCCGGGCGACAATTTTTTTAAGTATGTGAACGGCCGATGGTACGACACCGTGAAAATTGATAACGACCAGGCCGGAGTTGGTTCTTACTCCTTCCTTAACATTCCACAAAAGCGCCTGCTGCAAAATATACTGGATAGCGTCTCTAAGGCTACAAACAAGCCCGGAAGTGTTGAACAATTGGTAGGAAACTTCTATGCCTCAGGTATGGACATGGCCACAATTAACCGCCGGGGCTATGACCCTGTAAAACCGGTACTGGGACGCATCGCTGCCATACAAAGCATACCCGCGCTTTTGAAGTTTGTTGCTGCAGAAATGCCATTAGGTAACCGCTCAGTCATCAGCTTCGGTATCTCTCCCGACAATCAGAATAGTTCAATCAATATTGCCCATGTATACCAGGGCGGAACCGGGCTACCCGAGAAGGGGTATTATTTCAAGGCAGATTCAGCTACGCTTCTGGTTCAGAAAGCTTATAAAGCCTATCTGCAAACCTTATTTGAACTAACCGGAGCCAGCCCTGCCATGGCAGCAAAAAATGCGGCCATCGTTTACGGCATCGAAAAGCAGTTAGCCGCCGGAAGTAAAAATAATATCGAATTAAGGGATGTTCATGCAAACTTTAACAAAGTGGCCGTTGCTGCTATTCAAAAAAAGCAGCCTAATATCGGTTGGCGGAACTTTTTGAACAGCATAGGAGCCCATACCGACTCCATTGATATGGCTCAGCCGGCATATTATGGTAAATTAAACAGCATGTTAAAGTCGGTGAGTTTAGCCGATTGGAAGACATATTTGAAGGCTACCACTTTGCAAAACTATGCCGACCGGCTCAGTCAGCGGTTTGTTGATGCCTCTTTTACGTTTGGTAAAGTTTTATCCGGTGAGGACAAGCAAAAGTCGCGCAGGCAGATTATGACGGCAAATGTAGATAATCTTTTGGGGCAGGCTTTGGGCCAGTTATACGTTAAGCGTTATTTTAATGAGGACGCCAAAAAACGCGTACTGGCGTTAGTAAACAACTTACAAAAGGCCTTTGAAAATCGCATCAGCCACTTAGACTGGATGAGCGATAGCACCAAAGTAAAGGCTAAGGAAAAACTATATACCATTACCAAGAAGATTGGCTATCCGGATCATTGGCGGAGCTATGATCGGGTACAGATCAGCAGGACCAGGTTTTTTGAGAACGTGATATCGCTCAATCAGAACGATTTTAGATACGAACTGGCAAAGCTTAACAGGCCGGTAGATAAAACGGAATGGCAAACAACGCCCTCTACTGTTACCGCCTATTATAACCCGCCAGTAAATGAGATTGTATTTCCGGCCGGGATACTTCAGTATCCTTATTTTGACTTTACGGCTGATGACGCGATCAACTATGGGGGCATTGGGATGGTGATAGGGCATGAGATGACCCATGCATTTGATGATCAGGGTGCCCAGTACGATAAAGATGGTAACGTCCGGAATTGGTGGACAAAAGAAGACTACAGCAAGTTTAAAGAAAGAACAACCCTGCTCTCCAATTTATATAGCACATTTACGGTGTTAGATACTGTACACGTCAAAGGCCCTTTGACCCTGGGCGAAAACACGGCAGACAATGGTGGTATAGCGATTGCCTATGACGCTTTTAAAATGACGGAACAGGGCAAAAGCAACGAAAAGATTGACGGCTTTACACCGGATCAGCGCTTTTTCCTGTCAATCGCGAGAATATGGCGCGTGAAAACCAGGGACGCATTTTTACGCACCTACGTGAACACCAATCCGCACTCGCCTGCAATATGGCGGGTGAATGGTCCTTTAATGAATTTTGCACCTTTCTACAAGGCGTTTAACCCGCAACCCGGTGACAAAAATTACAAAGCCGAAAATGAGAGGGTTAGAGTATGGTAA
- a CDS encoding RNA polymerase sigma factor RpoD/SigA, which yields MRQLKISESITNRESASLNQYLSDIAKIPMVTAQDEVTLTQKIREGDQAALERLTTANLRFVVSVAKQYQSSGMTLGDLINEGNVGLVKAAKRFDETKGFKFISYAVWWIRQSILSAIADQSRMVRLPLNQVGDISKIAKSASRLEQVYERQPTPEELAADLETTVEKVTGSLANSGKHLSYDAPFSSEETNTLLDVLTSAEPGADKAMMNESLSVEVSESMSILGQKERDILEMFFGLKNQHAHTLTEIGDKYDLTHERVRQIKDKALARLRNSRRTSALRSYMG from the coding sequence ATGAGGCAGCTTAAAATTAGTGAGTCAATCACCAACCGCGAGAGCGCATCCTTAAATCAATATTTATCAGACATAGCCAAAATACCTATGGTTACCGCTCAGGACGAAGTCACCCTGACGCAGAAGATCCGGGAAGGCGACCAGGCGGCATTGGAAAGATTAACCACGGCTAATCTTCGTTTTGTTGTTTCGGTGGCTAAGCAATACCAGAGTTCGGGTATGACGCTGGGCGACCTGATTAATGAAGGTAACGTCGGTTTGGTTAAAGCGGCCAAACGTTTTGATGAAACCAAAGGCTTTAAGTTTATTTCTTATGCTGTTTGGTGGATCCGCCAGTCTATCTTGTCGGCCATTGCTGATCAGTCGCGCATGGTTCGCCTGCCGCTGAACCAGGTAGGTGATATCTCGAAAATCGCTAAGTCGGCTTCCCGGCTTGAACAGGTTTACGAGCGGCAACCCACACCAGAAGAACTGGCAGCAGATTTAGAAACAACCGTAGAAAAGGTTACCGGTTCCCTGGCCAATTCGGGCAAGCATCTCTCCTATGATGCGCCGTTTTCGAGCGAGGAAACCAACACTTTGCTGGATGTATTGACAAGCGCCGAGCCAGGTGCCGACAAAGCTATGATGAATGAATCACTGAGCGTGGAGGTATCTGAAAGCATGTCTATCCTTGGCCAGAAAGAAAGAGACATTCTGGAAATGTTTTTCGGGCTAAAAAACCAGCATGCACATACCCTGACAGAAATTGGAGACAAATACGATCTTACTCATGAACGGGTAAGACAAATAAAAGACAAAGCTTTAGCCAGGCTGCGCAACAGCAGAAGAACAAGCGCCCTGAGAAGCTACATGGGTTAA